A window of Chloracidobacterium sp. N contains these coding sequences:
- a CDS encoding 23S rRNA (pseudouridine(1915)-N(3))-methyltransferase RlmH, with translation MQVTFFVVGKTKSPHWEALAREYEQRIARFLPCGTKIVRAAEGSLAAQPNPARAYEGKHLLAALPAEAQVVLLDVAGDMVASEAFAEKLRRWRDGGARHLAFIIGGHWGVAEEVRQRADWCWSLSKLTFTHEMARVLAAEQVYRALARLGNVPYAK, from the coding sequence ATGCAGGTGACTTTTTTCGTCGTGGGCAAAACCAAATCACCACACTGGGAGGCCTTGGCGCGCGAGTACGAACAGCGCATCGCGCGTTTCCTGCCGTGTGGCACCAAAATCGTACGCGCGGCGGAAGGGTCTCTGGCGGCGCAGCCTAATCCGGCCCGCGCCTACGAAGGCAAGCACCTTCTGGCGGCGCTGCCGGCCGAAGCCCAGGTCGTGCTGCTCGATGTGGCCGGCGACATGGTTGCTTCCGAAGCCTTTGCCGAAAAACTGCGCCGGTGGCGCGACGGCGGCGCGCGCCATCTCGCCTTCATCATCGGCGGCCACTGGGGCGTGGCGGAGGAAGTCCGGCAGCGCGCCGACTGGTGCTGGTCGCTGTCGAAACTCACCTTTACGCACGAAATGGCGCGCGTCCTGGCGGCCGAACAGGTCTATCGCGCGCTGGCCCGGCTGGGGAACGTCCCTTACGCAAAGTGA
- the meaB gene encoding methylmalonyl Co-A mutase-associated GTPase MeaB gives MSSTTPSTVALAEAILARSPRAVARGISLVENDAPEATDLLKLIFPHTGHSRVIGLTGAPGAGKSSLTDKLAQVYVDRGQRVGIVAVDPSSPFSGGAILGDRIRMPKLATHPQVFIRSMATRGNLGGLARATTEAVLLLDAAGYEVIIVETVGVGQDEVDIVKTADVTAVVVVPGMGDDVQSIKAGIMEIGDVFVINKADREGVERTQMELEALLELAARPDGWQPPIVRTIATATPPVGLDALATALDSYLTFVAEHPEVRAERRRRILERRLLELIRDRLLRHVWQRELHDGKLEAAVQRIVNRETDPYTLADDIVRRLTASPA, from the coding sequence ATGTCCAGCACCACACCTTCCACTGTTGCCCTTGCCGAGGCCATTCTGGCCCGCAGTCCCCGCGCCGTGGCGCGCGGTATTTCCCTGGTCGAAAACGATGCCCCGGAAGCCACAGACCTGCTGAAGCTGATTTTTCCCCACACCGGACACAGCCGGGTGATTGGGCTGACCGGTGCCCCCGGCGCCGGCAAAAGCTCGCTCACCGACAAGCTGGCCCAGGTCTATGTTGACCGGGGGCAGCGGGTCGGCATCGTGGCGGTTGATCCGTCCAGTCCCTTCTCCGGTGGAGCCATTCTCGGCGACCGGATTCGCATGCCCAAACTGGCGACGCATCCGCAGGTGTTCATCCGCAGCATGGCCACACGCGGCAATCTGGGTGGGCTGGCGCGGGCGACGACGGAAGCCGTCCTGCTGCTCGACGCGGCCGGCTATGAGGTCATCATCGTGGAAACCGTCGGCGTGGGACAGGATGAAGTGGACATCGTCAAAACCGCCGATGTGACGGCCGTCGTCGTCGTTCCCGGCATGGGTGATGATGTGCAATCCATCAAGGCCGGCATCATGGAAATCGGCGATGTGTTTGTCATCAACAAAGCCGACCGGGAGGGCGTCGAACGGACACAGATGGAACTCGAAGCCCTGCTTGAACTCGCCGCGCGCCCGGATGGCTGGCAACCGCCCATCGTGCGGACGATTGCCACGGCGACGCCACCGGTCGGACTCGATGCGCTGGCGACGGCTCTGGACAGCTACCTGACCTTTGTCGCTGAACACCCGGAGGTGCGCGCCGAGCGGCGGCGGCGCATCCTGGAGCGACGGCTGCTCGAACTCATCCGCGACCGCCTGCTGCGCCACGTCTGGCAGCGCGAACTGCACGACGGCAAACTGGAAGCGGCTGTCCAGCGCATCGTCAACCGCGAAACCGATCCCTACACCCTGGCCGATGACATCGTCCGGCGGTTGACCGCCTCCCCGGCCTGA
- a CDS encoding homogentisate 1,2-dioxygenase produces MYQTKGRITKQAHVEIPAGTYEEQHGREGFFGPVSHLYHRHPPTGWTRIEGECRPQAFYTSRVETSADRPAVLLENADVRLGVARRRGATPYFERNADGDELWFVHVGGGVLETDYGQLRFGVGDYLVIPRGTTYRFVGTDECFFFVIQSLGTRLRQPDRGLLGQYSLYDATAIRTPDLVPVTTQAEEYEVRVQREGKLTRIFYPFHPLDVTGWKGDLYPWALNIADFCPVMSHRAHLPPSVHVTLVGEGFVVCSFVPRPLEEAPGAQRVPFYHRNIDYDEVLFYHAGDFFSRDNITAGMLTLHPHGVHHGPHPKAIEKSWSKTHTDEYAVMVDTRRPLHVTEAARAVEWPEYHLSWR; encoded by the coding sequence ATGTATCAGACCAAAGGACGCATCACAAAGCAGGCCCACGTCGAAATTCCCGCCGGCACGTATGAGGAACAGCACGGACGGGAGGGGTTCTTCGGGCCGGTTTCGCATCTTTACCACCGCCATCCCCCGACCGGCTGGACGCGCATCGAGGGCGAGTGTCGTCCGCAGGCGTTTTACACCAGCCGCGTCGAAACATCCGCTGACCGGCCGGCGGTGCTGTTGGAAAACGCCGATGTCCGGCTTGGCGTCGCGCGGCGGCGTGGGGCGACTCCCTACTTTGAGCGCAATGCCGACGGCGACGAACTCTGGTTTGTCCATGTCGGAGGCGGCGTTCTGGAAACCGACTACGGACAGTTGCGCTTTGGGGTTGGCGATTATCTGGTGATTCCGCGCGGCACGACCTACCGGTTTGTCGGCACTGATGAGTGCTTCTTTTTCGTGATTCAGAGCCTGGGGACGCGCCTGCGCCAGCCCGACCGGGGGCTGCTGGGGCAGTATTCGCTCTATGACGCAACGGCAATACGGACGCCCGACCTCGTGCCCGTCACGACCCAGGCGGAGGAATATGAAGTGCGCGTCCAGCGCGAAGGGAAGCTGACGCGGATTTTCTATCCCTTTCATCCGCTCGATGTCACCGGCTGGAAAGGCGATCTCTATCCGTGGGCGCTCAACATTGCCGACTTCTGTCCGGTGATGAGCCACCGCGCCCACCTGCCGCCAAGCGTTCACGTGACGCTGGTGGGTGAGGGGTTTGTGGTGTGTTCGTTTGTGCCGCGTCCGCTGGAAGAGGCGCCCGGCGCGCAGCGTGTCCCGTTTTACCACCGCAACATTGACTACGACGAAGTGCTGTTTTACCACGCCGGCGACTTTTTCAGCCGCGACAACATCACGGCCGGGATGCTGACGCTGCATCCGCATGGCGTCCACCACGGGCCGCATCCGAAGGCCATCGAAAAAAGCTGGTCAAAGACGCATACGGATGAGTATGCCGTCATGGTGGACACGCGCCGCCCACTTCACGTCACCGAGGCTGCCCGCGCCGTCGAGTGGCCGGAATACCATCTGTCATGGCGGTGA
- the tsaD gene encoding tRNA (adenosine(37)-N6)-threonylcarbamoyltransferase complex transferase subunit TsaD: protein MRTVLGIETSCDETAAAVVIEGRQVISNIIASQMEVHRPYGGVVPEIASRQHLEAMADVVASAVAGTGFDGLDGIAVTYGPGLVGALLVGLSYAKALSLGLDVPLVGVHHIEGHLFSTVFEYGDWDYPALALIVSGGHTDLFYLPAALTYERLGHTRDDAAGEAYDKTARRLGLGYPGGPILDRLAQTGRPEAAPLVYRPPLIPDAPYDFSFSGLKTAVLRYIREQQIAPLPEGLNRDTILAQAPDDIRNLAASFQQAVVNTLIGVLERAIVAYRPRVVLTGGGVVCNSALRRALAELAERMGVGIRVPHPRYTTDNAAMIAAAGYAHLVRGERHDWSLEPAPSLRLGSHTAARPQPFRA from the coding sequence ATGCGGACGGTACTGGGCATTGAAACATCCTGTGATGAAACGGCTGCCGCGGTCGTCATCGAGGGGCGACAGGTCATCTCGAACATCATTGCCTCCCAAATGGAGGTTCATCGTCCCTACGGCGGTGTCGTTCCAGAAATTGCCTCCCGCCAGCACCTGGAGGCGATGGCGGACGTGGTGGCCAGCGCCGTGGCCGGGACTGGCTTTGACGGCCTCGACGGGATTGCCGTCACTTACGGACCCGGGCTGGTGGGCGCGCTGCTGGTCGGTTTGTCTTACGCCAAGGCGCTGTCTCTGGGGCTGGATGTTCCGCTGGTCGGCGTGCACCACATCGAAGGACACCTGTTCTCAACAGTTTTTGAATACGGCGACTGGGACTATCCGGCCCTGGCCCTGATTGTTTCCGGCGGGCATACGGACCTGTTCTATCTTCCGGCCGCACTGACTTATGAGCGTCTCGGACACACCCGTGATGACGCCGCCGGTGAAGCCTACGACAAAACCGCCCGCCGTCTGGGCCTTGGCTACCCTGGCGGCCCTATCCTCGACCGGCTGGCGCAGACCGGACGCCCGGAAGCTGCGCCGCTGGTGTACCGCCCGCCGCTCATCCCCGACGCCCCTTATGATTTTTCGTTCAGCGGACTCAAAACGGCCGTGCTGCGCTACATCCGCGAGCAGCAGATTGCGCCGCTGCCGGAAGGGCTGAACCGGGACACCATCCTGGCGCAGGCCCCCGACGACATCCGCAACCTGGCCGCCAGCTTTCAGCAGGCGGTGGTCAACACGCTGATCGGCGTACTGGAGCGGGCCATCGTGGCCTACCGTCCACGGGTGGTGCTCACGGGCGGGGGCGTGGTGTGCAATTCGGCCTTGCGGCGGGCGCTGGCCGAACTGGCGGAGCGCATGGGTGTCGGGATTCGCGTTCCACACCCCAGGTACACAACCGACAACGCTGCCATGATTGCGGCCGCCGGCTATGCCCACCTCGTGCGCGGCGAACGGCACGACTGGTCGCTGGAACCTGCCCCGTCGCTGCGCCTTGGAAGCCACACTGCCGCGCGCCCGCAGCCCTTTCGAGCATGA
- a CDS encoding metalloregulator ArsR/SmtB family transcription factor: MKTSGISGKDTREKIVFLLKTRAPLSVEELATELATSGVNVRRYLEALERDGLVESTLKRRERGRPVHLYRLTERADELFPHAYDVLSVEILQQIEQRFGRDVVTSILQGRADTLAAKIKPRLQGKTLRKRVEEFARAFEEMGYLVRVENGTPDSYVVVMHHCPVLLIARDFPEVCDGDCLIASQSLDAEVIRQCALSEGASCCRFIIRRPGAEA, encoded by the coding sequence ATGAAAACCAGTGGCATCAGCGGAAAAGATACGCGCGAAAAGATTGTTTTTCTACTGAAAACCCGTGCGCCCCTGAGCGTCGAGGAACTGGCGACGGAACTGGCCACGTCCGGCGTCAACGTCCGGCGCTACCTCGAAGCCCTTGAACGGGATGGGCTGGTGGAGTCCACTCTCAAGCGCCGCGAGCGCGGCCGCCCGGTTCACCTCTACCGCCTGACTGAACGCGCCGATGAACTGTTCCCGCACGCCTACGATGTCCTGAGTGTCGAAATCCTCCAGCAGATCGAACAACGCTTCGGACGCGACGTGGTGACATCCATTCTGCAGGGACGCGCCGACACGCTGGCCGCCAAAATCAAGCCCCGGCTGCAAGGCAAAACGCTGCGCAAGCGGGTCGAGGAATTTGCGCGCGCCTTCGAGGAAATGGGCTACCTGGTACGGGTCGAAAACGGCACGCCGGACAGCTATGTCGTCGTCATGCACCACTGTCCGGTGCTGCTCATCGCGCGTGACTTTCCCGAAGTCTGCGATGGCGACTGCCTCATTGCCTCACAGTCACTCGATGCCGAGGTCATCCGTCAGTGCGCCCTTTCGGAAGGGGCTTCCTGCTGCCGCTTCATCATCCGCCGCCCCGGTGCGGAAGCCTGA
- a CDS encoding response regulator transcription factor: MAHILVVEDEQDVCEVVVAALKAEGHDVTATGDGIAAIVLLKDPLRDRQPFSLVICDIRLPSLSGLSVCDLVRLDPRLAGVPFLFLSGLGATEQRLAGLSRGANDYLAKPFALDELIARVNWLLQNSSSGSADGTEAPNPLEQKTLDALLRDVVHNARDGTLHFLLQDGSRGQIAFREGKAAAVVGDGGAPLEEQLRRLFSGQAKMFHFA; this comes from the coding sequence ATGGCTCACATTCTGGTGGTTGAAGATGAACAGGACGTGTGTGAGGTCGTTGTCGCGGCCCTGAAAGCCGAAGGGCACGACGTTACGGCGACGGGCGATGGGATTGCGGCCATCGTCCTGCTCAAAGACCCCCTCCGGGACAGGCAGCCATTTTCACTGGTCATCTGCGACATCCGGTTGCCGAGTCTGTCAGGGCTTTCAGTGTGCGACCTCGTGCGGCTTGATCCCCGGCTTGCGGGAGTGCCGTTTCTCTTTCTGAGCGGTTTGGGAGCGACCGAGCAGCGGCTGGCCGGTCTTTCGCGCGGGGCCAACGACTACCTGGCCAAACCGTTCGCGCTCGATGAACTCATCGCGCGCGTCAACTGGCTTTTGCAGAACTCTTCTTCCGGGAGCGCCGACGGCACAGAGGCGCCGAATCCGCTGGAGCAGAAGACGCTCGATGCGTTGCTGCGGGACGTTGTGCATAACGCGCGGGATGGAACGCTCCACTTCCTGCTTCAGGACGGTTCGCGCGGACAGATTGCCTTCCGCGAGGGAAAAGCCGCCGCTGTGGTGGGCGATGGCGGCGCGCCACTTGAAGAGCAGTTGCGGCGGCTGTTCAGCGGCCAGGCCAAGATGTTTCACTTTGCGTAA
- the murI gene encoding glutamate racemase — MPGDARPIGIFDSGVGGLTVYRALRARLPQESFVYLGDTARIPYGTRSPETVCAYARQDAAFLLACGVKLIVIACNTASSVALDLLQANSPVPVVGVIEPGARQAAAVTRCGHIGVIGTEATMASAAYPRAIRRIAPAVRVTSQSCPLFVPLVEEGWAQHPVTATVAAEYLTPLREAEVDTLVLGCTHYPVLEDVIRRVMGEGVTLVDSGACAAEEVVAVLEQNACFAPPGNLPAATRFCVTDASERFRRVATLCLGEEVTRLEKVRIEL; from the coding sequence ATGCCCGGTGACGCCCGCCCGATTGGGATTTTCGACTCCGGGGTAGGCGGTCTGACGGTCTATCGTGCGCTCCGCGCCCGGCTGCCCCAGGAGTCGTTCGTGTATCTGGGCGACACGGCCCGCATCCCCTACGGAACGCGCTCGCCGGAAACCGTCTGTGCGTATGCCCGCCAGGATGCGGCTTTTCTGCTAGCCTGCGGTGTCAAGCTCATCGTCATTGCCTGCAATACGGCCTCTTCGGTGGCGCTTGACCTGCTTCAGGCAAACTCTCCAGTGCCGGTGGTGGGTGTCATCGAGCCGGGCGCGCGGCAGGCTGCTGCCGTGACGCGCTGTGGACACATCGGCGTCATCGGCACGGAAGCCACCATGGCCAGTGCGGCCTATCCACGGGCGATTCGCCGCATAGCGCCGGCTGTGCGCGTCACATCGCAGAGTTGCCCCCTGTTCGTCCCACTGGTCGAAGAAGGCTGGGCGCAGCATCCGGTGACGGCGACGGTAGCTGCCGAATACCTGACACCATTGCGGGAAGCCGAGGTGGACACGCTCGTTCTGGGGTGCACGCACTATCCGGTGCTGGAGGATGTGATCCGGCGCGTCATGGGGGAAGGCGTCACCCTTGTGGATTCAGGCGCCTGCGCCGCCGAAGAAGTCGTGGCTGTGCTGGAGCAGAACGCCTGTTTTGCACCGCCCGGAAACCTTCCGGCGGCAACGCGCTTTTGCGTCACGGATGCCAGTGAGCGTTTCCGCCGCGTGGCAACGCTGTGTCTGGGCGAGGAAGTGACACGGTTGGAAAAGGTCCGCATCGAGCTGTAA
- a CDS encoding tetratricopeptide repeat protein, translating to MTGTDRPTAHQKKAPVWVVFLWGLLIGVLGWYSFERTLTHGYVIDDVGIVESNPNAAATASLPALFQKHYWQGTFSTERGHRNFHYRPLAIASYVLTARSLGNGPAPQHLVNVALHIIVSWLMLWVVYAWLQDTLVAGLAGVVFVTHPLHTEVIAMIVGRAELLAALGALSALGLAVAALKLPPERPVWQHWLLAGGAALCLFAGWLAKESAVLFFPLWLLIGWAGTPGTGWQRLGALAKRGWRTGIACAVSTAFFWYLHQRIQSGVQIVPIDFAMNPLAYAGRWERWATGLVLLAKYLVMHLWPFPLQVDYSFDSIPVVTMWRDRRLWSATGVLAAAGSLLVVSYRRRSPAWVGLAFLIGSAAMFSHFLRPLGFVFAERVMYLPSVGYALAAAAGFHALWNGTASRPWAQWLTAGAIALLTGQASWHTRQESVFYRDSLTAVARSLTTGNQRSVWLWQAYGTEQLNAGRLTEAVTALERARAILPLAETCATLAKAHLALGNSDAARKAAHEAVTRDPTWMPYRELFGVILFEAGQLDAAAAQFEAALVLVPEDARLHAQLAVIRQRQGQTPQAIRHYEQALRFQPDELRWWAALGRLHLAAGNPERARFCYRQVLEGRPDPALRDAVEQQLKDLDAQRPTFSSPLPH from the coding sequence ATGACCGGAACCGACCGACCGACGGCACACCAGAAGAAAGCACCCGTTTGGGTTGTGTTCCTCTGGGGGCTGCTCATCGGCGTCCTGGGTTGGTACAGCTTTGAAAGGACCCTCACGCACGGCTATGTCATTGATGACGTAGGTATTGTGGAGAGCAACCCCAATGCAGCCGCAACGGCCAGTCTTCCGGCGCTGTTTCAGAAGCACTACTGGCAGGGCACCTTTTCAACGGAAAGAGGGCATCGGAACTTCCATTACCGACCGCTGGCCATTGCCTCTTATGTTCTCACGGCGCGTTCTCTGGGAAACGGCCCGGCTCCGCAGCACCTTGTGAATGTGGCGCTGCACATCATCGTTTCCTGGCTCATGCTCTGGGTGGTTTATGCCTGGCTTCAGGATACCCTTGTGGCCGGACTGGCCGGAGTCGTCTTTGTCACGCATCCGCTCCACACCGAAGTCATCGCCATGATCGTCGGTCGGGCTGAACTTCTGGCGGCCCTTGGCGCGCTCAGCGCCCTTGGGCTGGCGGTAGCCGCCCTGAAGCTCCCACCGGAACGACCCGTCTGGCAACACTGGCTCCTGGCAGGTGGAGCGGCCCTCTGTCTGTTTGCCGGATGGCTCGCCAAGGAATCCGCCGTGCTGTTTTTTCCGCTCTGGCTGCTCATCGGATGGGCCGGCACGCCCGGCACCGGCTGGCAGCGGCTGGGGGCGCTCGCCAAACGGGGCTGGCGAACGGGCATCGCATGTGCCGTAAGCACGGCCTTCTTCTGGTATCTCCACCAGCGGATTCAGTCCGGTGTGCAAATTGTACCGATTGACTTTGCCATGAATCCCCTCGCTTACGCCGGGCGGTGGGAGCGCTGGGCCACCGGACTTGTCCTGCTGGCGAAATACCTCGTCATGCACCTGTGGCCCTTTCCGCTGCAGGTGGACTATTCCTTCGACAGCATCCCTGTCGTGACCATGTGGCGCGACAGACGGCTGTGGTCGGCGACAGGCGTTCTTGCCGCAGCCGGCAGCCTGCTCGTGGTCAGCTACCGCCGCCGGTCGCCGGCCTGGGTTGGGCTGGCCTTTCTGATCGGCAGCGCCGCCATGTTTTCACACTTCCTTCGGCCGTTGGGCTTCGTTTTCGCCGAGCGGGTGATGTACCTGCCCAGTGTGGGATATGCGCTGGCAGCGGCAGCCGGTTTCCATGCCCTCTGGAACGGCACCGCGTCACGTCCGTGGGCGCAGTGGCTGACAGCCGGGGCAATCGCCCTGCTGACCGGGCAGGCGTCCTGGCACACACGGCAGGAAAGCGTTTTTTACCGCGACAGCCTGACCGCTGTGGCCCGCTCGCTGACCACAGGCAACCAACGCAGCGTCTGGCTGTGGCAGGCCTACGGCACAGAACAGCTCAACGCCGGACGGTTGACCGAAGCCGTGACCGCCCTCGAACGCGCCCGCGCCATCCTTCCGCTGGCGGAAACGTGCGCGACGTTGGCCAAAGCCCACCTTGCGCTGGGCAATTCGGACGCCGCGCGGAAGGCGGCACATGAAGCCGTGACCCGCGACCCCACATGGATGCCCTACCGTGAATTGTTCGGTGTGATACTGTTCGAGGCAGGACAGTTGGATGCGGCCGCCGCCCAATTCGAGGCCGCACTCGTGCTTGTCCCGGAGGATGCCCGACTCCATGCCCAGCTTGCGGTTATCCGCCAGCGCCAGGGACAAACCCCCCAGGCCATCCGGCATTATGAACAGGCGCTCCGCTTTCAGCCTGATGAACTGCGCTGGTGGGCTGCCCTTGGTCGGCTGCACCTCGCCGCCGGAAACCCGGAGCGGGCGCGGTTCTGCTATCGTCAAGTTCTTGAAGGACGCCCTGACCCGGCGCTGCGCGACGCGGTCGAACAGCAGTTGAAAGACCTCGACGCCCAGCGCCCAACCTTTTCCAGTCCCCTTCCGCACTGA
- a CDS encoding suppressor of fused domain protein — MSSPAADYGIDAIREALERLYPHTEPTHFGTIVRYSLGGPDPLDGISFYERDTPIPHWHCISFGMSELYAKTPGSAPDLSGWGFEFTFRLARGAADKTVPTWVIPFLNNLARYVFNSGNPFRPGHHMDLHGPLTPEAPDTLLSGVAFVDDPELPPIDTPNGRMHFLQIVGLTKDELQAVKRWNTRGVLGLLEESCPLWITDLERASITDRADVLARIRDGITAEGSSLQGEYVEIARWQMAEPPRPGVEIELDTEGLRDFAELFPARLKFGREFLIWGPKQTLVFRPATMPGMQDAGSGVLVLDITPELIEPLAQALKPVPSTHRFNIGGEVVVTVVPTDDAR, encoded by the coding sequence GTGAGTTCCCCTGCGGCAGATTACGGCATTGATGCCATTCGTGAGGCGCTGGAACGGCTTTATCCGCACACCGAACCGACGCATTTTGGAACCATCGTCCGGTACAGTCTGGGCGGCCCCGATCCCCTCGATGGGATTTCCTTCTATGAACGCGACACACCCATCCCCCACTGGCACTGTATTTCCTTTGGCATGAGCGAGTTGTATGCCAAAACGCCCGGCAGTGCGCCTGATTTGAGCGGGTGGGGCTTTGAGTTTACGTTCCGGCTGGCGCGGGGAGCGGCTGACAAGACGGTTCCGACCTGGGTGATTCCGTTTCTCAACAACCTGGCGCGGTATGTGTTCAACTCTGGCAATCCCTTTCGTCCCGGACACCACATGGACCTGCACGGGCCGCTGACGCCGGAAGCGCCGGACACCCTGCTTTCGGGCGTAGCTTTTGTGGATGACCCGGAACTGCCCCCGATTGACACCCCCAATGGGCGGATGCACTTTTTGCAGATTGTCGGGCTGACAAAGGACGAGTTGCAGGCGGTCAAACGCTGGAACACGCGCGGCGTTCTGGGACTGCTGGAGGAAAGTTGTCCGCTGTGGATTACCGATCTGGAGCGGGCGTCCATTACGGACCGCGCCGACGTTCTGGCCCGCATCCGCGATGGCATCACGGCAGAAGGCTCATCGCTGCAGGGCGAATATGTCGAGATTGCCCGGTGGCAGATGGCCGAGCCGCCCCGGCCGGGCGTGGAGATTGAACTCGATACCGAAGGGCTGCGGGATTTTGCCGAACTCTTTCCGGCGCGCCTCAAGTTTGGCCGGGAGTTTCTCATCTGGGGACCCAAGCAGACTCTGGTGTTTCGTCCGGCAACAATGCCCGGCATGCAGGATGCCGGCAGCGGCGTGCTTGTGCTGGACATCACCCCGGAACTCATCGAGCCGCTGGCGCAGGCCCTCAAGCCGGTTCCGTCCACCCACCGCTTCAACATTGGCGGTGAGGTGGTGGTGACGGTTGTACCGACAGACGATGCCCGGTGA
- a CDS encoding glycosyltransferase family 2 protein produces MTPRMPFSVSVVIPTYKGKALLARFLPSVVKALRTYTTATGAPVEILVVDDGSQDDTVDWLTATAFDFVRVLALPVNRGFAPTCNQGFAAARHDLIWLLNNDIEVMPDALFPLVEHFSTPTVFAVASRAQRLGSDAIDGAGRLGRCVQGYWKVFEGYDVFPDRMPPEAILPTFAASGGYSLFDAAKLRALGGFEELLAPFYWEDIELCYRAWKRGWEVRYEPRSLVFHQSSATIRSRFEARAIEVTSARNRLLMHWIHLHDPRWWLAHLALTGLLLLADVVTRRGYREAFRQAWACRRLAFRRRREEQAHSRRTDREVAAIFAAVRQRPYVKTFRKPAEEMALRAAWARASGFRTGAADDEAAAGSPFRKGALTDDLGIE; encoded by the coding sequence ATGACGCCTCGTATGCCGTTTTCCGTCAGCGTTGTCATTCCAACCTACAAGGGCAAGGCCCTTCTGGCGCGTTTTTTGCCCTCGGTGGTGAAGGCGCTGCGTACCTACACGACGGCCACGGGTGCGCCAGTGGAAATCCTCGTGGTGGATGACGGCAGCCAGGACGACACCGTGGACTGGCTGACGGCGACTGCCTTCGACTTCGTACGGGTGCTCGCCCTGCCGGTCAACCGGGGTTTTGCGCCGACGTGCAACCAGGGCTTCGCCGCCGCCCGCCACGACCTCATCTGGCTGCTCAACAACGATATTGAAGTCATGCCGGACGCACTGTTTCCGCTGGTGGAGCATTTTTCGACGCCCACGGTCTTTGCCGTGGCGTCGCGGGCACAGCGTTTGGGAAGCGACGCCATTGACGGGGCCGGACGGCTGGGGCGGTGTGTCCAGGGCTACTGGAAGGTGTTTGAAGGCTACGATGTCTTTCCCGACCGGATGCCCCCGGAGGCGATTCTGCCGACCTTTGCGGCAAGCGGCGGCTACAGCCTCTTTGACGCGGCCAAGCTGCGCGCACTGGGCGGCTTCGAGGAACTGCTGGCTCCGTTTTACTGGGAAGATATTGAACTGTGCTACCGCGCGTGGAAACGGGGCTGGGAAGTCCGCTACGAGCCGCGCAGTCTGGTGTTTCACCAGTCGAGTGCCACGATCCGGTCGCGTTTCGAGGCACGTGCCATTGAGGTGACATCCGCCCGGAACCGGCTGCTGATGCACTGGATACACCTGCACGACCCGCGCTGGTGGCTGGCCCACCTGGCGCTGACGGGCCTGCTGCTGCTGGCTGATGTCGTGACGCGGCGCGGCTATCGGGAAGCATTCCGGCAGGCGTGGGCCTGCCGGCGGTTGGCCTTCCGGCGGCGGCGGGAGGAACAGGCCCACAGCCGCCGGACGGACCGGGAAGTCGCCGCCATCTTTGCCGCCGTACGGCAGCGTCCCTACGTCAAAACCTTTCGCAAACCGGCTGAAGAAATGGCGCTGCGCGCCGCGTGGGCGCGCGCATCAGGCTTCCGCACCGGGGCGGCGGATGATGAAGCGGCAGCAGGAAGCCCCTTCCGAAAGGGCGCACTGACGGATGACCTCGGCATCGAGTGA